The region CTCTAaactctctctacctgtctgtctctctttctctatctgtctgtcagcaatATCAGAGCAGAAGCAGCTTCATGATGTAAGCAGTTGttagacatgcacacacaagtgtgtatataatatatggGTATTAAGTGtgatgtttatactgtatattgtgtgtgtgtgtgtgtgtgtgtattatagACCTCTCTGCCTGCTCAGCTCTGTCTTCAGCTCGTTCCAGCTCTCCTTCCAGCATCAACAGTTTACGAGCCACCTGTCAAACATGATGCAACATGATGTCATAGATTCTCTCTGACAGCTGATgttaatacaatacaataagaGTACACACATGGTGCATTTATGCATCTTTTAAAAGGGACAGTACACTTTAACCACCATCACTGTAGATGTGGCAGTGTTAGGGTTTGTTGTCTAACACTGCAACTGTCTAACAATCAACATGTGAAATCAGAAGTCGGCAAAACATGAAGCAGTTAAAAGAAGTATACATGAAGTGTAGGACATATTTGTCTACCCGTGTCAGCGGGTATAAGAAGTATCAacgtaattttggagcgttatttaacctccttcatgacaagctagtatgacatggttggtaccaatagattcattaggtttcCAAGTTTACTATGAAACCAGTATCGgatttttcttctgcctttctttcggacattttctttttttcagacaaaaaccctcacacattcacatatcttgagatcagaggttgagggacccctttgaaaatggctatgattCATATGTCAGtattatatgataccagtatcagacttttcttctgcctttctttatgaaattttccagattttttttttttttaatactttttatggacaattttcatacatttttctgactttttttctagcggagcccactacaacctaaaaatcacaagttacattaatgtgttgaagaaattagtggcgttaaaacgaatttgcattaacccattattatcgcgttaacttggacaacctatatatatatataacatactatataaatataatgttatGCATTTGTATATGTACTTCTTCATATTTGCGGTCGGCCTCCTCAGCAATGTGTTTGGCTTCTTTCAGGTGACACTCCAGTAAATCCATCTTCTCTTCATCCTTCAGAGCTCTGTTCTCTATCACCTTCATACCTctgaaagagagacaggaagaccGACATAGTATTATAAATCAGCCTGTTCTTGTTTGAGGAATAATATCTGCCTCCTCCAGGTGTGTTGAGGTGAGTCTGACCTCTCGCTCTCGTCAGCACACTTCTCCACCTCGTCCAGTTTACGGAGGGTGCAGCTCAGTTTCTCCTGAGCACACTCCAGCTCGTCATCATTGAGCTGCAGACGGCGAGATAGAGCAATCACCTGCTCCTCCGCCTGCAAGACACACAGCAGGGATGAGACAGCCCATCAGTCAGGTTCACCTGTCTCaggtatacagtgtgtgtgtgtgtgtgtgtgtgtgtgtgtgtgtgttatcacaGGCTGCAGTTTACCACACAGGATGTTAACACACTGATAAAACACTGCACTCTACTGCAGTACACCATGGTGCAGCTcacatactaatactacaaaGCAGACAGACTCCTCACCTGCAAACATACCTCACATTCCTCTTCAACACATTCAGGTATTCATGGCATCTGACACAACCTGACAGACCCTCCCCCATCACCTGTACaggtgtgtgtcagtgttttgtaggtgtgtgtacctcctctctgctcctccatcACCTGTACAGGtgttgtgtcagtgtgttgtaGGTGTGCTTACCTCCTCTCttgtcttcttctccttttccgCCTCCTGCTGCAGTTTGGCAGCTCTGTCCTCAGCTGCCTCCGCCTGCTCCTGCAGCACTTGGATCTTCTTCTTCACCGCCTGGATGTTGTTCTGTCCactcattttcttcttctttttctactGCCGGAggaatgagaataaagtcataagtttaagagaaaaaagtcgtagtattatgagaataaagaaatattataaagtagttattttacttgttattttagagggtaaattgtgtgtaaatgaggaacgtggagcatcttgtgaagttatactttagtttaggtttcacaagtAACCAAATgattcatcttttggcacatcagcaccacattatcatcagtatcaggacctagAAAAAGATTATGCAAGAAActgtttattctgaagaaagaaccacacagaCCTGCTGGAGGAAAGTGGCTCTTCTGTGGAGGGGGAAATTACttttatgaccttattctcgtgataaaactttttttttctttaaatagtatgagtttattctcattaaactacgactttttttctagtaatatgacttaattctcgaaatctcaaatTTTTTTTgcccctcaatgtggctctaatactctgtcgcaatatatttatattatataatatatgtatcgTATATtgattatacattatattagattatgttttaattgtatattaatattgCATATTGTA is a window of Sebastes umbrosus isolate fSebUmb1 chromosome 11, fSebUmb1.pri, whole genome shotgun sequence DNA encoding:
- the LOC119496875 gene encoding tropomyosin alpha-3 chain-like isoform X1; the encoded protein is MSGQNNIQAVKKKIQVLQEQAEAAEDRAAKLQQEAEKEKKTREEAEEQVIALSRRLQLNDDELECAQEKLSCTLRKLDEVEKCADESERGMKVIENRALKDEEKMDLLECHLKEAKHIAEEADRKYEEVARKLLMLEGELERAEDRAEQAESKVRRLEEQLRSFDQSLKSLQASEDKYTLKEDRYEEEIKNLSNKLKEAESRAENAERKVAKLEKAVEILEDSLTSARDANMELQSNLDQTIAELNSC
- the LOC119496875 gene encoding tropomyosin alpha-4 chain-like isoform X2; this translates as MSGQNNIQAVKKKIQVLQEQAEAAEDRAAKLQQEAEKEKKTREEAEEQVIALSRRLQLNDDELECAQEKLSCTLRKLDEVEKCADESERGMKVIENRALKDEEKMDLLECHLKEAKHIAEEADRKYEEVARKLLMLEGELERAEDRAEQAESKSRGLEEELKTFFTSSKSLEAQAEKYTLKEDRYEEEIKNLSNKLKEAESRAENAERKVAKLEKAVEILEDSLTSARDANMELQSNLDQTIAELNSC